Proteins from a genomic interval of Paenibacillus sp. FSL R5-0623:
- a CDS encoding heme A synthase, with translation MFKWLTVLTCLVMFLATFGGGIVTKTESGLGCGTEWPLCNGKLVPAHTVASLIEYSHRAVSALAGLLSIASFVAFLRFGKSRRDLQLFSFLTLVFVIVQGIMGAFAVVFSQSSAVMALHFGFALIAFASSLMMALGIRQEAKDGGLERLNKYPRVTKKFRNLVWFSTIYTYLVVYTGAFVSHTDSAGGCSGFPLCNGQIIPELSGGVAVAFAHRAAAASLVIVIAILGHFAYRNHPDNKEMRTLGVVSVVLILMQVVIGIFMMVTMNRPEVYMFVALAHMLDIALLFGVLTYMSFLVYKLHRPVNRF, from the coding sequence TTGTTTAAATGGTTAACCGTATTAACCTGTCTTGTCATGTTTCTGGCCACTTTTGGTGGAGGCATTGTAACCAAAACGGAATCGGGCCTTGGCTGCGGAACGGAATGGCCTTTATGTAACGGAAAACTCGTTCCCGCACATACTGTGGCTTCACTCATTGAATATTCCCATCGCGCTGTGAGTGCACTGGCTGGACTGTTGTCCATTGCCTCGTTTGTGGCTTTTCTGCGATTCGGCAAGTCACGCCGTGACCTGCAATTGTTTTCTTTCTTAACTCTGGTATTTGTTATCGTCCAGGGAATCATGGGGGCTTTTGCCGTTGTCTTCTCCCAATCTTCAGCAGTCATGGCACTGCATTTCGGCTTTGCACTGATTGCTTTTGCCAGTTCCCTAATGATGGCGCTGGGCATAAGGCAGGAGGCCAAAGATGGTGGATTGGAGCGCCTGAATAAATACCCTCGGGTCACTAAAAAATTCAGGAATCTGGTCTGGTTCTCCACCATTTACACATATCTCGTGGTATACACGGGTGCATTTGTGAGCCACACGGATTCTGCCGGCGGATGTTCCGGATTTCCGCTCTGTAACGGGCAGATTATTCCTGAGCTTTCAGGTGGGGTAGCGGTTGCTTTTGCTCACCGTGCAGCAGCTGCGTCGCTCGTGATTGTTATCGCAATCCTGGGTCACTTCGCTTACCGTAATCATCCGGACAACAAGGAAATGCGTACTCTTGGTGTGGTATCCGTTGTTCTTATTCTGATGCAAGTAGTCATTGGTATTTTCATGATGGTGACAATGAACCGTCCTGAAGTATACATGTTCGTAGCTCTTGCTCATATGCTGGATATCGCCCTATTGTTCGGAGTCTTAACGTATATGAGTTTCCTGGTGTACAAGCTGCATCGCCCGGTTAATCGATTCTAA
- a CDS encoding thioredoxin family protein — translation MEQITSKPAFDVAIQSPRLTIAVFKADWCGDCKYIDPFMPEVEEKYARELTLIEVDVDQVGTVSEEQNILGIPSFVAYTDGRELVRYVNKLRKSREEIEQFLDRAVEVYNTIHK, via the coding sequence ATGGAACAGATTACTTCCAAACCGGCTTTTGATGTAGCCATCCAATCCCCACGTTTGACGATTGCCGTATTCAAGGCAGACTGGTGTGGTGACTGCAAATACATTGATCCGTTTATGCCTGAGGTTGAAGAGAAATATGCACGTGAACTGACTTTGATTGAGGTCGATGTGGATCAGGTTGGAACTGTTAGTGAAGAACAGAATATTCTTGGCATCCCAAGCTTTGTGGCGTATACAGATGGCCGCGAACTGGTACGGTATGTGAACAAGCTGCGCAAGTCGAGAGAAGAGATTGAGCAGTTCCTGGATCGCGCAGTTGAGGTGTACAACACGATCCATAAATGA
- a CDS encoding DUF2515 family protein, which translates to MTSTRTDSSSEQHHGSLLQMVRSIPGAAREIWRGKQAAWQASAQLRHPLRDIDWDTDTAAALQSEVERLLPAGSKSFARTDQVQSALVCEEDCIILEEIKTLTQEHNRSNITRTAAYLECYEQYPELHWALLAHMVSRNGGYHMTDLQSDLMHNLQNQSDRERMYRLLERCNALIFQDAYPQLLLYMNSRRIGRSCFHLLSHFHVSAFMTPFWERFWLERCSSLLSVALIINEQNYIESRVVQHPYFQKEVLSKPAFHLHNLAGLNHIVFPLGRGAGLAGRVIEHFGKLDERIMFGKGLYALLFGMEQVHTQVLEFARLVPHRGSRAEYWPGLFTIREDEAGEHTLYAQALLDEEWLPEGQRLYSPELLSVWGDTPYEPITRQDWLQTRDCLGYLTAPRRPWLFEMSHEHRYGMLKTALAHDAKAITH; encoded by the coding sequence ATGACTTCCACCAGAACCGATTCTTCCAGCGAACAGCATCACGGTTCCCTCCTGCAGATGGTCCGTTCCATTCCGGGTGCTGCCCGGGAAATCTGGCGTGGCAAACAGGCTGCATGGCAAGCTTCAGCACAGCTTCGTCACCCCTTGCGTGACATCGATTGGGATACCGATACGGCAGCTGCCTTGCAGTCTGAGGTGGAGCGTTTGTTACCTGCGGGCAGCAAATCTTTTGCACGCACGGACCAGGTTCAAAGCGCACTCGTCTGCGAAGAAGATTGCATCATTCTGGAAGAGATTAAGACACTGACCCAGGAGCATAATCGGAGTAATATCACCCGCACGGCAGCCTATCTGGAATGTTATGAGCAATATCCCGAACTGCATTGGGCACTGCTGGCCCATATGGTCTCTCGCAACGGCGGATATCACATGACAGATCTTCAGAGTGACTTGATGCATAATCTGCAGAATCAAAGCGATCGCGAGCGTATGTATCGGCTGCTGGAGCGATGCAATGCACTCATTTTCCAGGATGCATATCCCCAGCTTCTGCTGTATATGAACAGTCGTCGGATCGGACGAAGCTGTTTCCATCTCTTGTCGCACTTTCACGTATCGGCGTTTATGACGCCGTTTTGGGAACGCTTTTGGCTGGAACGATGCAGTTCACTGCTAAGTGTGGCATTAATTATTAATGAGCAGAACTATATCGAGAGCCGAGTCGTGCAGCATCCTTATTTTCAAAAAGAAGTACTCTCCAAACCCGCATTCCATCTGCATAATCTGGCGGGTCTGAATCATATCGTTTTCCCTCTTGGACGAGGAGCAGGACTCGCAGGACGCGTCATTGAACATTTTGGCAAGTTGGATGAGCGAATCATGTTTGGCAAAGGCCTATATGCTTTGTTGTTTGGTATGGAGCAAGTACACACACAAGTGTTGGAGTTCGCACGTTTGGTTCCCCATCGTGGCTCGCGCGCTGAATATTGGCCTGGGCTGTTTACCATTCGTGAAGACGAGGCGGGTGAACATACATTATACGCTCAGGCGTTACTGGATGAGGAATGGCTTCCAGAAGGGCAACGATTATATAGTCCGGAACTGCTCTCCGTATGGGGAGACACGCCTTATGAACCGATCACCAGACAGGACTGGCTTCAGACTCGGGATTGTCTCGGTTATCTGACGGCACCGCGGCGTCCATGGCTATTCGAGATGAGTCACGAACACCGGTATGGCATGCTGAAAACAGCACTGGCTCATGATGCTAAAGCCATCACACACTAA
- a CDS encoding polysaccharide biosynthesis protein has protein sequence MSKKETFIRGTLILAAAALIARVLGLVQRVPLEHILGDVGNASFTISNTVYLMLLTVATAGIPSTLSKMVSERYALGRAGEAQQIYRAALIFAAVAGVVMSALLWFAAPYYATYVSKVPESVSAIRALAPALLLFPAIAMMRGYFQGRGNMTAGGISQIVEQFARVGTAIIVAYVMLQWNYDDQTIAAGASFGGVLGSVGAFGVMLYFTLKLRRSDRAAQLNYERAEQLPMRGIYSDIFKLSIPIVLSSLAVPAINFIDSSLVVPLLSGQIGLEEATGVLAILGAKAQSIAGIPPILAIALSQSLVPVISAAFARKDEAHLKSQVTLALRISILTGMPIVIALCAAAYSVNGLLFSNLDGTPIIALLTFGTIFQITMMTTNSILLGVGKPRITMISVAAGVVIKLIASLILAPIFGIYGIIIATALCFLVITYLNLRVLRKIVDFSIMGERWKGFIITVLLAAGVGFAANWIGNMIFGLFLPARVSFLLTCLVVGVLVVVVYLVLMVVLRVLRKDELGSYPRILQKILRPLMRLQRGAGQRA, from the coding sequence TTGTCTAAGAAAGAAACATTCATTAGGGGTACGCTCATTCTGGCGGCCGCTGCACTGATCGCAAGAGTACTCGGATTGGTTCAACGGGTGCCGCTTGAGCATATCCTTGGAGATGTCGGTAACGCATCGTTTACGATCTCCAATACGGTATATTTAATGCTGTTAACTGTAGCAACGGCGGGCATACCGAGTACACTTAGTAAAATGGTATCGGAACGCTATGCGCTCGGACGCGCGGGTGAAGCTCAACAGATCTACCGTGCAGCCCTGATCTTTGCGGCTGTTGCCGGGGTAGTCATGTCTGCATTATTGTGGTTCGCGGCACCTTATTATGCTACGTATGTCTCCAAAGTACCGGAGTCGGTCAGCGCCATTCGTGCCTTGGCTCCAGCCTTGCTGCTGTTCCCGGCCATTGCGATGATGCGTGGATATTTCCAGGGACGCGGCAACATGACAGCAGGTGGTATTTCACAGATTGTTGAACAGTTCGCCCGTGTAGGTACAGCCATTATCGTGGCTTATGTCATGCTGCAATGGAATTATGATGACCAGACGATTGCTGCGGGAGCCTCATTTGGTGGGGTATTAGGAAGTGTGGGTGCCTTCGGTGTCATGCTGTACTTCACCTTGAAGCTGCGTCGTAGCGACCGTGCGGCCCAATTGAATTACGAGCGTGCAGAGCAGTTACCGATGCGAGGTATCTACAGTGATATCTTCAAGCTGTCTATTCCAATTGTGCTATCTTCACTTGCGGTTCCAGCCATTAACTTCATCGATTCATCCCTTGTGGTACCACTGCTTAGTGGCCAGATCGGACTCGAAGAAGCGACTGGTGTACTTGCGATCCTGGGTGCGAAAGCCCAAAGTATTGCGGGTATTCCTCCGATTCTGGCGATCGCTTTGAGTCAATCGTTGGTGCCTGTCATATCGGCAGCATTTGCCCGCAAGGATGAAGCGCATCTGAAGAGTCAGGTTACACTTGCGTTGCGTATTTCGATTCTGACAGGTATGCCGATTGTCATTGCACTTTGTGCGGCAGCATATTCGGTCAACGGATTGCTGTTTAGCAATCTGGATGGAACACCGATCATTGCCTTGCTGACATTCGGTACCATTTTCCAGATTACGATGATGACCACCAACTCCATTTTACTAGGGGTAGGGAAACCGCGGATTACGATGATCAGTGTCGCAGCAGGTGTTGTGATCAAATTGATCGCAAGTCTTATTCTGGCGCCGATCTTTGGCATTTACGGCATCATTATAGCAACGGCGCTTTGTTTCCTGGTCATCACGTACCTGAATCTGCGGGTCCTTCGCAAAATCGTTGATTTCTCCATCATGGGAGAGCGTTGGAAAGGGTTTATCATTACAGTGTTGCTTGCAGCAGGTGTAGGATTTGCAGCGAACTGGATTGGCAATATGATCTTTGGACTCTTCCTTCCAGCGCGTGTATCCTTCTTGCTTACCTGCCTTGTGGTTGGTGTGCTTGTTGTGGTGGTGTATCTGGTTCTCATGGTTGTGCTGCGTGTACTGCGCAAGGACGAGCTGGGCAGTTACCCACGTATCCTGCAAAAAATTCTTCGTCCACTTATGCGTCTTCAACGTGGAGCTGGGCAAAGAGCTTAA
- a CDS encoding DUF456 domain-containing protein, whose translation MAGTVYPILPGAVAIFFAFLVYGWLFSFDPFGVWFWIIQILIVVVLFVADYVVSAWGVKKFGGSKLSTTLSTIGVIIGPFVIPAFGLVLGPFIGAFIGELIGGSSPSKASKVGFGSVVGLFTSTVMKIILQIVMIVLFIIWVVRFA comes from the coding sequence ATGGCTGGAACGGTATATCCCATACTGCCTGGTGCTGTAGCGATTTTCTTCGCGTTTCTGGTCTACGGATGGTTATTCAGCTTTGATCCGTTTGGTGTGTGGTTCTGGATCATTCAGATTCTGATTGTTGTTGTGTTGTTTGTGGCTGATTATGTTGTCAGCGCATGGGGTGTGAAGAAGTTCGGTGGCTCCAAGTTATCAACCACGCTGAGTACCATTGGTGTTATCATTGGGCCATTTGTCATTCCAGCATTCGGACTGGTGCTGGGACCATTTATCGGTGCTTTTATCGGGGAACTGATCGGAGGGTCCTCACCTTCCAAAGCGTCGAAAGTTGGATTTGGTTCCGTCGTGGGGCTATTTACGAGTACTGTGATGAAAATTATTTTGCAAATCGTCATGATTGTTCTCTTTATTATCTGGGTGGTAAGATTCGCCTAA
- a CDS encoding Cof-type HAD-IIB family hydrolase, with protein MSELKYKLLALDMDGTLLNDNHEITQETAKWIQIAIRRGVHVCLSTGRAVFHAMPYAVQLGLETPMVTVNGSEVWKAPHDLHMRHLMDPALIRQMQEIGEKYNSWYWAYSVEELFNRDRWTDNIEGLEWLKFGFNTEVDEARHQIMMELQQMGGLQMTNSSPVNIEINPAGISKASGVAEVCKLLGIEMSEVVAVGDSLNDLAVIEAVGLGVAMGNAQEQVKEAADLIVASNNEDGIVEVIREHILKGE; from the coding sequence ATGAGTGAACTGAAATACAAATTGCTTGCATTGGATATGGATGGAACATTGCTTAACGATAATCATGAAATTACACAGGAGACCGCCAAGTGGATTCAGATTGCCATTCGTCGGGGTGTACATGTGTGCCTTTCTACGGGAAGAGCCGTATTCCACGCGATGCCTTATGCGGTTCAACTTGGACTGGAGACACCGATGGTTACCGTTAACGGTAGTGAGGTCTGGAAAGCTCCGCATGATCTGCATATGCGTCATCTGATGGACCCGGCATTAATTCGCCAAATGCAGGAAATTGGTGAGAAATATAATAGCTGGTACTGGGCATACTCCGTGGAAGAGCTGTTCAACCGTGACCGTTGGACGGACAATATTGAAGGTCTGGAATGGCTGAAATTCGGCTTTAATACCGAAGTGGATGAAGCTCGTCACCAGATTATGATGGAACTGCAACAAATGGGTGGTCTGCAGATGACGAATTCTTCACCTGTTAATATCGAGATCAACCCTGCTGGAATATCCAAAGCCAGTGGTGTAGCCGAAGTCTGCAAACTGCTGGGTATCGAGATGTCCGAAGTTGTTGCTGTCGGAGACAGTCTGAATGATCTGGCTGTCATTGAGGCGGTGGGTCTGGGTGTAGCAATGGGCAATGCGCAGGAGCAGGTCAAGGAAGCGGCTGATCTGATCGTAGCGAGTAACAATGAAGACGGTATTGTTGAAGTGATCCGTGAACATATTTTGAAGGGGGAGTAA
- a CDS encoding metal ABC transporter permease codes for MATFWIILTAVLVSSACAILGCFLILRRMALVGDAISHAVLPGIAIAFLWSGSRDSLWMLLGATVFGLLTVFFIQSLQAGGLSSDASIGIVFTALFAVGVILISLNAQHIDLDLDCVLFGEIAYVQWDTLTLGGTDVGPRAVWMLGITLLVILVVIGLFYKQFKLCAFDPALAAACGIPVVLFHYLLMGLVSMTSVASFESVGSILVVGMLIVPAAAAYLLTDRLGKMILYAVLIGAASSVGGYIMAYALDASIAGCMVAVAGILFVLALLLSPKHGIVFRYARRKFAAR; via the coding sequence ATGGCAACGTTTTGGATTATCTTGACGGCCGTACTGGTTTCTTCTGCCTGCGCCATCCTCGGTTGTTTTCTGATTCTGAGGCGAATGGCTCTGGTCGGTGATGCCATCAGCCATGCGGTTCTGCCCGGTATTGCGATTGCTTTCCTGTGGAGCGGTTCCAGAGATTCATTATGGATGCTGCTCGGCGCAACGGTGTTTGGATTACTGACGGTGTTCTTCATACAGAGTTTGCAGGCAGGTGGACTGTCATCTGATGCCTCGATCGGAATTGTGTTCACAGCACTCTTCGCAGTAGGGGTCATTCTGATTAGTCTGAACGCCCAGCATATTGATCTGGATCTGGACTGTGTCTTGTTCGGAGAGATCGCTTATGTACAGTGGGATACGCTAACCCTTGGAGGTACGGATGTCGGTCCGAGGGCAGTCTGGATGCTGGGTATCACTTTGCTAGTCATCCTCGTCGTTATTGGGCTGTTCTACAAACAGTTCAAGCTGTGTGCCTTTGATCCGGCGCTGGCTGCGGCCTGCGGCATTCCAGTAGTGCTGTTCCATTACCTGCTCATGGGACTCGTTTCGATGACGTCCGTAGCTTCATTTGAAAGTGTTGGTTCGATTCTCGTTGTGGGCATGCTGATTGTACCTGCGGCGGCGGCTTATCTGCTCACAGATCGTCTGGGCAAAATGATTCTGTATGCCGTCCTGATCGGAGCAGCATCCTCGGTTGGAGGTTATATCATGGCATATGCCCTGGATGCTTCCATTGCGGGCTGCATGGTAGCTGTTGCGGGAATTTTGTTTGTTCTCGCACTGTTGCTGTCACCGAAACATGGCATTGTATTCCGTTACGCTCGTCGCAAATTCGCGGCAAGGTAA
- a CDS encoding metal ABC transporter permease gives MWNWIVAILSDPNTRWILLGCLLLGFSSGIIGSFTFLRKQSLMGDTLAHAALPGICIAFMLTETKSVGLFLFGALVAGIVATFGISWITRYSRIKQDAAMGIVLTVFFGVGVVMLTRIQHGASGSQSGLDKYLFGQAASMVMTDVYVMGGVCLVLLIACLAWFKEFKLVSFDPGFARGMGLPVAMLEQLILLLTVIAVVAGIQAVGVVLVAALLVTPAAAARCWTDSLALMVLLAGIFGALSGATGTIFSTLVPNLPTGPVTVLAATVLFAGSALLAPRRGLLARRLRSIQAKSAYMREERATLQTLAAQRNQQERGEM, from the coding sequence ATGTGGAACTGGATCGTTGCTATCTTATCTGACCCCAATACACGTTGGATATTACTTGGCTGTCTGTTGCTGGGATTCAGTAGCGGAATTATTGGCTCCTTCACCTTTCTTCGCAAGCAGAGCCTGATGGGGGATACCCTCGCTCATGCTGCTCTGCCCGGGATCTGTATTGCATTTATGTTGACGGAAACGAAGTCGGTCGGATTATTCCTGTTCGGTGCTCTGGTGGCTGGCATTGTCGCTACCTTCGGAATCTCGTGGATTACGCGCTACTCCCGAATCAAGCAGGATGCGGCGATGGGAATTGTGCTGACCGTATTTTTCGGGGTTGGTGTAGTGATGCTGACGCGCATCCAGCATGGGGCGAGCGGAAGTCAAAGCGGACTCGATAAATATTTGTTTGGGCAGGCGGCATCCATGGTCATGACGGATGTGTATGTCATGGGTGGCGTATGTCTCGTATTACTGATTGCCTGTCTGGCCTGGTTCAAGGAATTCAAACTGGTGAGTTTTGACCCGGGATTTGCACGTGGTATGGGTCTGCCAGTTGCTATGTTGGAGCAGCTCATCCTGCTCTTGACTGTAATCGCGGTGGTGGCCGGAATACAAGCCGTTGGTGTCGTGCTTGTTGCGGCCTTGCTGGTAACTCCGGCAGCAGCTGCACGTTGCTGGACTGACTCACTCGCACTCATGGTGTTGCTCGCTGGCATATTTGGTGCATTGAGTGGTGCAACAGGCACCATCTTCAGTACGCTTGTACCTAATCTGCCGACAGGACCTGTAACCGTTCTTGCGGCTACGGTGTTGTTTGCCGGGTCAGCCTTGCTGGCTCCACGTCGCGGATTATTAGCTCGACGGTTGCGTAGCATTCAGGCAAAGTCGGCATATATGCGTGAAGAGCGGGCTACACTCCAGACTCTCGCCGCACAGCGAAATCAGCAGGAACGGGGGGAGATGTAA
- a CDS encoding metal ABC transporter ATP-binding protein: MEDTTLLKQTPTKLNNSHLQGTQPTSAPLSVRDLAVAYHKKPVLSSVSFDIPEGQLIGILGPNGAGKSTLIKAVLGLVPKMHGEVRIFGQSYREQRRRIGYVPQRESVDWDFPTHALDVVMMGRYGHLGWFRRPGKKERDLAAHCLEQVGMGDYMYRQISQLSGGQQQRVFLARALVQDADLYFMDEPFAGVDATTEKAIISLLEQLKKQGKTVLVVHHDLATVEEYFDHVLLLNGRLVAGGPTSEVFVPDTLQETYGGRIAMIGSRTEKGQV; the protein is encoded by the coding sequence ATGGAAGATACAACTTTATTGAAACAAACTCCTACGAAACTGAACAATAGTCACTTGCAGGGAACGCAGCCAACATCGGCTCCTCTCAGTGTGAGGGATCTGGCCGTTGCGTATCACAAAAAGCCGGTGCTTAGCAGTGTATCCTTCGATATCCCAGAAGGACAACTCATCGGAATCCTCGGACCGAATGGTGCGGGGAAATCGACCCTGATCAAAGCTGTTCTGGGACTGGTACCGAAGATGCATGGAGAGGTACGGATCTTCGGTCAATCGTACAGGGAACAACGTCGCCGCATCGGTTATGTGCCCCAACGGGAATCGGTGGACTGGGATTTTCCAACGCATGCACTCGATGTGGTGATGATGGGACGGTATGGTCATCTAGGCTGGTTCCGTCGTCCGGGGAAAAAGGAGCGAGACCTGGCGGCACACTGCCTGGAGCAAGTCGGCATGGGTGATTACATGTACCGCCAGATCAGTCAGTTGTCCGGTGGACAGCAGCAACGTGTCTTTCTGGCGCGGGCACTCGTGCAAGACGCAGATCTGTATTTCATGGATGAGCCATTTGCAGGTGTGGATGCCACCACAGAGAAAGCGATCATTTCGCTTTTGGAACAATTGAAGAAACAAGGCAAGACCGTACTGGTTGTTCACCATGATCTGGCGACAGTCGAGGAATACTTCGACCATGTGCTGCTGCTCAATGGACGACTGGTGGCAGGTGGGCCGACAAGTGAAGTATTTGTACCGGATACATTGCAAGAGACGTACGGAGGCCGGATTGCGATGATCGGAAGCCGGACGGAGAAAGGCCAGGTGTAG
- a CDS encoding zinc ABC transporter substrate-binding protein, which translates to MVKMRSIQRGFITLAALVLVIVLTACSSGAETSSGGKLQVTATTGMIADVAREVGGAYVDVTGLMGPGVDPHLYKASQGDVRKLEQAKVIFYNGLHLEGKMTDILEKMSSSKLVTAVTETIPVEELHSGKDTGGTEYDPHVWFNVSHWMHAAEAVRDTLVEADPDHAEEYKAQAEAYLAKLEVLDAEVREKILEIPEASRVLVTAHDAFGYFGQAYGMKVMGLQGISTAAEYGAKDVSELRDYLVDNHIKAVFVESSVPAKAMEAIIAGAAQKGHTVSIGGELFSDAMGAEGTEEGTYIGMIRHNVETIVEALK; encoded by the coding sequence ATGGTGAAAATGAGGAGTATTCAGAGGGGATTCATTACGCTAGCGGCTCTGGTTCTGGTTATTGTACTTACGGCATGTTCCAGTGGTGCAGAGACGAGCAGTGGTGGCAAGTTACAAGTAACCGCTACAACGGGAATGATTGCTGACGTAGCACGTGAGGTAGGCGGGGCATATGTTGACGTTACCGGGCTAATGGGCCCGGGAGTTGACCCCCACTTGTACAAGGCATCCCAAGGTGATGTTCGCAAGCTGGAACAAGCAAAAGTCATTTTCTATAATGGACTGCATCTTGAAGGCAAAATGACAGACATTTTGGAGAAAATGTCCTCAAGCAAGCTGGTTACTGCTGTTACAGAGACTATTCCAGTCGAGGAGTTACACTCAGGCAAAGATACAGGCGGCACCGAATATGATCCACACGTCTGGTTTAACGTCAGCCACTGGATGCATGCGGCAGAAGCCGTACGCGATACGCTCGTGGAGGCGGACCCGGACCATGCTGAAGAGTACAAGGCTCAGGCAGAGGCGTATCTGGCGAAGCTCGAAGTACTGGATGCCGAGGTGCGTGAGAAGATTCTGGAGATTCCGGAAGCAAGCCGGGTATTGGTTACGGCGCATGATGCATTTGGATATTTCGGTCAGGCTTATGGCATGAAAGTGATGGGGCTTCAGGGCATCAGTACAGCAGCCGAATACGGTGCAAAAGATGTTAGCGAACTGCGGGATTATCTCGTAGATAACCATATCAAAGCAGTATTTGTTGAATCGAGTGTACCTGCAAAAGCGATGGAAGCCATCATTGCCGGAGCAGCTCAAAAAGGACATACCGTCAGCATTGGTGGAGAACTGTTCTCGGATGCCATGGGGGCTGAGGGAACGGAAGAAGGCACATACATCGGTATGATTCGCCATAATGTTGAGACGATTGTAGAAGCCCTTAAATAA